A stretch of DNA from Mucilaginibacter daejeonensis:
TCGATACAGGCCGATGTGGAGCACCAGATGCGTTTGTTAGAGAACTCGGTAAAGGAGCAGGATGAAAAGTTACGTGCTGCCCGCCAAAAAGAGCTCGAGTACATGCAAAAAGAGCGCGACCTAAAACAACGCGAAGAAGAACTGGAGCTGATCACCGAGCGCAAGCTACAGGAGCAACGCGAGGCATTGGCCGAGAATATTCGCAAGCAGGAGGCCGAGAAATTTTCGGTACGCGATAGCGAGTACCAGTTCAAAGTACGTGAGCTGGAAAAGCAATTGGACGACCAAAAACGTTTGGCCGAAGAGATGAAACGCAAGGCCGAGCAGGGCTCTATGCAATTACAGGGGGAGGTACAGGAGTTGATGCTCGAAGAGCAGCTTCGTGGTTACTTCCCGTTCGATATGGTGAACGAGGTAGGCAAGGGTATCCGTGGTGCCGATTGTATTCAGACCGTTCGCAACCAATTCGGCCATGAGTGCGGCAAGATCATTTACGAGAGTAAGCGCACCAAGGAGTTCGGTGGCGACTGGATCGAGAAACTGAAAAAAGACATGCGCCATATGGGTGCCGATATAGCCGTGATCGTGACCCAATGCTACCCAAAAGATATGGAGTGCTTTGGCGAGAAGGATGGCGTTTGGATCTGCTCATTCAATGAGCTTAAAGCGGTATCGTATGTGCTCCGTGCCGGCATCATGAAAACCTCGGCCATTTTAAAGGCCCAGGAAGGCAAAGGCGATAAAATGCATCTGCTGTATGACTACCTTATGAGCAGCGAATTTAACGAGCAATGGAAGGCCCTGCGCGAAGGTTTTACTGCTATGCGTCTGTCCATCCATAAAGAGCGTGAGGCCATGGAGAAACTTTGGAAAATGCGCGAGAAACAACTCGAAAAAGTACTCCTTAGCGCCGTGCACATCCAGGGCTCTATAGAAGGTATTGCCGGTAGTGATAACATCAGCCTGAGCCTTACTGATGATGAGGATATGCTGATGCTGGGATAGGGTAGGAGAGGCCCTGTGGGCCGCCTGTGCAAACAATACGGGTAGTTGGGTTGTCAGTTCATGAACATACCACCCAACTCCCGCCTATGCATATACGCTATATCCTGATCATTGCATTGCTTTTTTGCGGCCGGGTGGCGTTGGCTCAACTCAATGATACGGTTCACTATCATGTCACCTTCAATGCGTCGGGATCCGCCAACCGAACGCGCGATGGGAATTCTTACCTGCTCAACAATGGCCTTCGTTTCGAGATGAAGAAGAAAACCATTAGCCTTAATGCCAGCAATAGCTGGGTATACGGTAAAGCCGACAGGTCGCTCACCAACAATGACTACTCCTCATCCGTCGACTTCAATTTGTACAAAGCCATACCGCACGCCTACTACTGGGGTTTGGCCAATTATAATACCAGCTACTCGCTTAAGATCAACAGCCAATTACTGACCGGGCTTGGCGTGGCTTACAGCATTTACGACCGGCCTAATGCCTACCTGAATGTGAGCGATGGGGTACTATATGACCTGAGCGACATCAACACCTCCGATACCACCCGCGAGGTTTACCACACTTACCGCAACTCGCTAAGGGTACAGTTCCACTTTGTGATCCGTGACCTGGTCACATTGGATAGTGGTAACTTTATCCAGAACTCCTTTACCCGCAAAGGCGATTACATCTTGCGTACCAGCTTTGCCCTGGGCTTCAAGCTTAGCAATTGGCTAAGCCTGAACAGCTCATTAGCCTACAACAAGATCGCCCGTACTGACAGCGAGAACCTCCTGCTGACCTATGGTCTTAAGTTTGAAAAGTTCTTTTGAAAGAACGGCCCGTCAGACTGGATCCTCTATTTCCCGAACATATTATTGAACGGTTATGCACTTGCATCACTTGCACACTTTTGCGTATCAATTCGTGCGTTTCTTTGGTCAAAATGATGTTCTAAGCACTATAACCAAAAGTAATATTGATGTGTAAGAATTTATAAATGAACGATTTGTGGCAATCAAATAAACTATGAGTTTATTAAAGTTCGTTTAGCAAGCCATCGATATCCAAACGCTTGGTGTACATGGTCAGCTCGCCTTTTTCGTCTACTGGCCACTGCTCTTTGGGGCGGTCCCAGTAAAGTTCCACCCCGTTCAGGTCAGGGTCGTTCAGGTAAATGGCCTCAGATACACCATGGTCAGATGCGCCGGTGATCTGCGGATACTTCTCATCGATCAGCCGTTGCATAATGGCGGCAAGGTCGCGGCGCTCGGGGTAGAGGATAGCCGTGTGGTAAAGCCCGGGGTAGCGGTCGGGAGCAGGGTCGGAGCCGAGGCTGTGCCAAGTGTTCAAACCAATGTGATGGTGATAGCCACCGGCAGAGATGAAGGCCGCCTGAGTGCCATACTTCATCATCAGTTCAAAGCCTAACAGGCCGCAGTAAAAATCAAGAGAACGTTGCAGGTCGCTTACTTTGAGGTGCACATGGCCTATGCGGGTATGTGCAGGTATTTGATAATCGCTCATGTTAAAATAAATGTTTAAACATCAAATATAGAAAGGGCAATTCGTACCTTTGTATCATGAATGTAAGATCTGCCGAGTTCATATGCAGTAATACACAGATTTCCAAACTGCCGCCACCCGAAAAGCCGGAATACGCTTTCATTGGCAGATCCAATGTAGGGAAATCGTCTCTCATTAATATGCTCACTGCCAAAAAGGGTTTAGCTAAAACATCGCAAACCCCTGGTAAAACGCAACTTATCAATCACTTTTATATTAACGAAGAGTGGTATTTGGTCGATCTTCCTGGCTATGGTTATGCCCGCATCTCTAAAAGCAAAAAGGAGGATTGGAACAAGTTCATCCGCACTTACCTGGATAAGCGTGAGAGTTTGCAGTGCGTGCTGGTGCTGATCGATAGTCGCCTGGAACCACAAAAGATAGACCTGGAGTTCTGCAACTGGTTAGGGAGCAAAGGGCTGCCCTTCGTATTGATCTTCACTAAGGCCGATAAGCAGTCGAACGTGAAGACCGACCAGAACGTAGCCAAATTCAAGAAAGCCTTGAAGGCCTCGTTCGAGGAAATACCGCAATACTTTATCACTTCCTCAGAAAATAAACTGGGACGCGATGAGGTGTTGAATTTTATTGACGAAGTGAACAAGGGCTTTGTGAAGAACTGGTAACCTATCCAGGCAAGATAAGAGATACAGCATGAAAAAATACTTTTCCTTAGTAACATTTTCGCACACCATATTCGCCATGCCTTTCGCCTTTATCGGCTTTT
This window harbors:
- a CDS encoding VOC family protein — translated: MSDYQIPAHTRIGHVHLKVSDLQRSLDFYCGLLGFELMMKYGTQAAFISAGGYHHHIGLNTWHSLGSDPAPDRYPGLYHTAILYPERRDLAAIMQRLIDEKYPQITGASDHGVSEAIYLNDPDLNGVELYWDRPKEQWPVDEKGELTMYTKRLDIDGLLNEL
- a CDS encoding DUF481 domain-containing protein, encoding MHIRYILIIALLFCGRVALAQLNDTVHYHVTFNASGSANRTRDGNSYLLNNGLRFEMKKKTISLNASNSWVYGKADRSLTNNDYSSSVDFNLYKAIPHAYYWGLANYNTSYSLKINSQLLTGLGVAYSIYDRPNAYLNVSDGVLYDLSDINTSDTTREVYHTYRNSLRVQFHFVIRDLVTLDSGNFIQNSFTRKGDYILRTSFALGFKLSNWLSLNSSLAYNKIARTDSENLLLTYGLKFEKFF
- a CDS encoding DUF2130 domain-containing protein, giving the protein MATEVKCPNCGHGFPIEEVMTEEYKKQLRNKMQQYTQQKEEEYRKNIQQREDEYRKKEDEFNARQRQQQQQFDLRLADEKRKVQQEMEEALRRSIQADVEHQMRLLENSVKEQDEKLRAARQKELEYMQKERDLKQREEELELITERKLQEQREALAENIRKQEAEKFSVRDSEYQFKVRELEKQLDDQKRLAEEMKRKAEQGSMQLQGEVQELMLEEQLRGYFPFDMVNEVGKGIRGADCIQTVRNQFGHECGKIIYESKRTKEFGGDWIEKLKKDMRHMGADIAVIVTQCYPKDMECFGEKDGVWICSFNELKAVSYVLRAGIMKTSAILKAQEGKGDKMHLLYDYLMSSEFNEQWKALREGFTAMRLSIHKEREAMEKLWKMREKQLEKVLLSAVHIQGSIEGIAGSDNISLSLTDDEDMLMLG
- the yihA gene encoding ribosome biogenesis GTP-binding protein YihA/YsxC → MNVRSAEFICSNTQISKLPPPEKPEYAFIGRSNVGKSSLINMLTAKKGLAKTSQTPGKTQLINHFYINEEWYLVDLPGYGYARISKSKKEDWNKFIRTYLDKRESLQCVLVLIDSRLEPQKIDLEFCNWLGSKGLPFVLIFTKADKQSNVKTDQNVAKFKKALKASFEEIPQYFITSSENKLGRDEVLNFIDEVNKGFVKNW